A part of Acropora palmata chromosome 6, jaAcrPala1.3, whole genome shotgun sequence genomic DNA contains:
- the LOC141883440 gene encoding dnaJ homolog subfamily C member 11-like: MAESEDSDKVVDYYAILNVRKEANENEIKAAYRRMCMLYHPDKHRDPEKKKIAEELFSKIQKAYEVLSCPEKRGIYDIYGQKGLDAGWEVIERQRTPAEIREEYERLKREREERRLQELTNPTGSIVVNVDATDLFDRYEDTDFDGSFFPNIEVKSMSISQSIEAPLTSADTLTLAGSVNIKNGNGSGSVSVSARRVMSHRAWGSVTFEAGKGPQLTFRAFANVTQKSYCNAGIAFGSKGDAIIAAGSCMLARQLDRHTVGYITYQGGLQTAMSTTVIRETENSRAVFRVQLSLSDSFLLGSYTRKIEKNTKLRGTIKTGILGSMVLYGCERQISEHSNLAATVRVGIPDGVSLKLKLTRANQVYSFPIALSEEIHPAAIFYGTVVPVFVFWVVKVLIVNPFLKIEKERESEAKREKVAKQMAENKKEAENSIRLMQETCERIVEYESSRLGLVIVNACYGHLVAMEESAQEIHRVPSKVIDVTVPVQCQVKDSRLFLTESSKSNLSGFYDPCPEEEKMLRIRYLFREAIHEVTVGDEEPVKIPKQSHKIQTS, translated from the exons atggcggaatCTGAAGACTCAGACAAAGTAGTCGATTATTACGCTATTTTGAACGTTAGAAAAGAG GCCAATGAAAATGAGATCAAAGCTGCCTATAGACGGATGTGTATGTTGTATCACCCCGACAAACACCGAGATCCGGAGAAAAAGAAG ATTGCTGAAGAATTGTTCAGTAAAATCCAAAAAGCTTATGAAG TTCTTAGTTGTCCAGAAAAAAGGGGGATTTATGACATTTATGGTCAAAAAGGACTTGATGCAGGTTGGGAG GTTattgaaagacaaagaacACCTGCTGAA atccgagaagaatatgaaCGACTTAAAAGGGAACGAGAGGAGAGGCGTTTACAGGAACTCACAAACCCAACG GGGAGTATTGTTGTCAATGTGGATGCCACTGATTTGTTTGATAGATATGAAGACACAGATTTTGATGGAAG CTTTTTTCCAAACATTGAAGTGAAGTCAATGTCCATTTCCCAGTCAATTGAG GCACCTCTTACTTCAGCAGACACCCTTACCCTTGCTGGGTCTGTCAACATCAAGAACGGCAATGGTAGTGGTAGTGTATCAGTGTCAGCAAGAAGGGTGATGTCGCACAGAGCGTGGGGCTCG GTAACATTTGAGGCTGGGAAGGGTCCACAGCTCACTTTTCGGGCGTTTGCTAATGTTACGCAAAAGAG TTATTGCAATGCAGGGATTGCTTTTGGAAGTAAAGGAGATGCAATCATTGCTGCAGGAAGTTGCA TGCTTGCAAGGCAACTTGATAGACATACTGTTGGCTACATCACATACCAAGGTGGACTTCAGACAGCCATGAGTACCACAGTTATACGAGAAACTGAAAACAGCAGAGCAGTTTTTAGAGTTCAG ttgAGCCTTTCAGATTCATTTCTCTTAGGGTCATACAcaaggaaaattgaaaaaaacaccaagcTAAGAGGAACAATAAA AACTGGAATACTTGGTTCTATGGTGCTTTATGGATGCGAAAGGCAAATATCTGAACACAGTAATTTAGCTGCTACAGTGCGTGTCGGGATTCCAGATGGTGTGAGTTTGAAATTGAA ATTGACGCGGGCTAATCAAGTATATAGTTTTCCCATCGCGCTGTCGGAGGAGATTCATCCCGCTGCAATATTTTACGGCACTGTGGTTCCTGTCTTTGTGTTCTGGGTGGTGAAAGTTTTGATTGTCAATCCATTCCTCAAAATAGAGAAAGAGAG GGAATCCGAAGCCAAGAGAGAGAAAGTTGCGAAACAGATGGcagagaacaaaaaagaagctgAAAATAGT ATACGGCTGATGCAAGAAACGTGTGAGAGAATTGTGGAATATGAGTCATCCAGACTTG GTTTGGTCATAGTGAATGCCTGCTATGGCCACTTGGTTGCAATGGAGGAAAG CGCTCAAGAAATTCACAGGGTACCCAGCAAAGTAATCGATGTTACCGTACCTGTACAGTGTCAAGTGAAAGATTCACGGCTCTTTCTTACAGAGTCTTCTAAG
- the LOC141883438 gene encoding uncharacterized protein LOC141883438 isoform X3 has protein sequence MDHALGRDGLIVGDGNQLTLQHNSMERDKRTVGRGECDADCSSKAGDQPPPEHNPSEPDQLTEGSREPDAANSSYRNWERQGARPKHTQMQGPVGLPVWPSSRLVSDSVAEDLLPHHSQDKVVRESPERFRDTSLVHGSDSPYFGTVLPPDYLVTNDHSLTGEEDSSRERNSHLDQNFCGSLLSQQQTNTPISPNSWFVNGSTCSDYDAGIHPRYSLYRAQRNDVEANDYSPVASEQGTAEPEQLMSELQEKKQLIRDKGERTRREQEDSKWQGAEPSQQEDVSTGSRRLCEHYERRCRVRFSCCTKFYPCHNCHNNSTNCQNGKAKARDATHLKCSLCQFEQEIDQSSDVCHSCGEKMAAYFCFICKHFKSSDKNPYHCDQCGICRHYKDKKFHCKVCNVCLDKRLNNNHKCRPDSGHDECCICFEDTFPGCLILPCSHKVHLNCAREMNRNNTRVCPMCRHSLDSWINEGLTRSRLRKSHR, from the exons ATGGATCATGCACTCG GTCGCGACGGACTGATTGTAGGTGATGGAAATCAACTCACGCTTCAACATAATTCAATGGAACGCGATAAACGAACTGTAGGAAGGGGTGAGTGCGATGCTGACTGTTCTTCCAAAGCTGGAGATCAACCTCCGCCGGAACACAATCCAAGTGAACCTGATCAACTAACAGAGGGAAGCCGGGAGCCTGATGCAGCCAATTCCTCTTACAGAAACTGGGAACGCCAGGGTGCACGACCCAAACACACTCAAATGCAAGGTCCAGTGGGCCTGCCTGTATGGCCGAGCTCTAGACTTGTGTCCGACAGTGTGGCAGAAGATTTATTACCTCACCACTCTCAAGACAAAGTCGTCCGGGAAAGTCCTGAGCGCTTTCGGGACACTTCCTTAGTTCATGGCAGTGACAGTCCATATTTTGGAACAGTGTTGCCCCCAGACTACCTTGTGACCAACGATCACAGTCTCACTGGAGAAGAGGATTCTAGCAGGGAAAGGAACTCCCATCTCGACCAGAACTTCTGCGGTAGTCTTCTGTCTCAACAACAGACCAATACCCCAATTTCCCCTAATTCGTGGTTTGTCAATGGATCGACCTGTTCGGATTATGATGCTGGAATTCATCCACGATATTCACTGTATCGCGCTCAAAGAAACGATGTAGAGGCCAACGACTATTCACCTGTTGCCTCAGAACAGGGCACGGCCGAACCGGAACAGCTCATGAGCGAGCTTCAGGAAAAGAAACAGTTGATCAGGGATAAGGGAGAAAGAACAAGACGGGAGCAAGAAGACAGTAAATGGCAGGGGGCGGAGCCGTCGCAGCAGGAAGACGTTAGCACAGGCTCACGGCGGCTGTGTGAACATTACGAGCGACGGTGTAGAGTGCGGTTCTCTTGCTGCACGAAATTCTATCCATGCCATAACTGCCATAACAACTCAACCAACTGTCAAAATGGCAAAGCCAAGGCACGTGACGCAACACATCTCAAGTGTTCTCTCTGCCAATTTGAACAGGAg ATTGATCAAAGCAGTGACGTATGCCATAGCTGCGGAGAAAAGATGGCGGCCTATTTCTGCTTCATTTGTAAGCACTTCAAGAGCTCAGACAAGAATCCGTATCACTGTGATCAATGTGGAATCTGCAG gcactacaaggacaaaaaatTCCACTGTAAAGTTTGCAATGTGTGTTTGGATAAACGACTGAATAATAACCACAAATGCCGACCCGACTCAGGCCACGATGAATGCTGCATCTGCTTTGAG gATACATTCCCTGGCTGTCTGATATTGCCCTGTTCGCATAAGGTGCATCTGAATTGTGCCAGAGAAATGAATCGAAACAACAC GCGCGTTTGTCCAATGTGTCGTCATTCTCTAGATTCCTGGATCAATGAAGGACTCACGAGAAGCCGGCTACGTAAAAGTCACCGTTAA
- the LOC141883441 gene encoding uncharacterized protein LOC141883441 gives MADTNDLVFFGDDFDAILGISEEEEELDEQFRQAADQVQLENVMCELCQKKCKSKKGLKRHKTVKHKDTREDVENQKEVGQESYLTYVAYSRIVEKAKLKIAGNKIHPKSIRDELSAYTYNNGLQEITAEFCDIEDRYKRLIKSGNAERFYSCFYSTIALNAVKYFKGLSRNAATLLSTKVADCMLAHSKEKIESIYTCTPLTKLSDEEKAGLQYIGGYVLHKLHTKHAGKSSESEQAISILKAGKLEDQNTIECQKLTSCLNRGSLWAISKNAQLIVERTEHYFRDATLKANVQNIAFANIISRSVHDVEVVSAYNSMLSNSELIINSSVAKDVLHNIVQLYVKVRSFSFAKDIIQKHKIRLKQMKSKALRKDISRTSHESDQQRQN, from the exons ATGGCGGACACCAATGATTTGGTTTTCTTCGGAGACGATTTTGACGCTATTTTAGGTATTtcggaagaagaagaagagctTGATGAACAGTTTAGACAAGCTGCTGATCAA GTTCAACTTGAAAACGTTATGTGCGAACTGTGCCAGAAGAAATGCAAAAGCAAGAAAGGACTGAAACGACACAAGACAGTTAAACACAAAGATACGAGAGAAGATGTTGAGAATCAAAAAGAAGTAGGACAAGAGAGCTATTTAACTTATGTAGCTTACtcaagaattgttgaaaaagctAAACTCAAAATTGCTGGCAACAAAATCCACCCAAAATCAATCAGAGACGAGCTAAGTGCCTACACCTACAACAACGGTCTACAAGAGATAACAGCTGAATTCTGTGACATTGAAGACCGATATAAACGCTTGATAAAGTCTGGGAATGCTGAAAGATTTTATTCTTGCTTCTATTCAACCATAGCTCTGAATGCAGTTAAGTATTTTAAGGGATTGTCAAGGAACGCAGCTACACTACTGTCTACCAAGGTTGCTGATTGTATGTTAGCACACAGCAAggagaaaattgaaagcatTTATACTTGTACTCCATTAACTAAACTTTCAGATGAAGAAAAAGCTGGACTGCAGTATATTGGGGGTTATGTGCTTCATAAACTTCATACCAAGCATGCTGGTAAATCATCAGAGAGTGAGCAGGCAATCTCTATCCTAAAGGCTGGCAAATTAGAAGACCAGAATACCATTGAATGTCAGAAGTTAACTTCATGCTTAAATCGTGGTAGTTTGTGGGCAATTTCCAAAAATGCTCAATTAATTGTTGAGAGAACCGAGCATTATTTCCGGGATGCCACTTTGAAGGCTAATGTGCAAAACATTGCTTTTGCTAATATCATATCAAGATCTGTTCATGATGTTGAAGTTGTCTCAGCATACAATTCCATGTTATCCAATTCTGAACTGATAATTAACAGTAGTGTTGCCAAAGATGTTTTGCACAACATCGTACAACTGTATGTCAAAGTgcgttcattttcttttgcaaaagatATTATCCAGAAACACAAAATTAgattgaaacaaatgaaatcaaaggCACTCCGTAAGGATATAAGCAGAACCTCCCACGAGAGTGACCAACAAAGGCAAAACTAA
- the LOC141883438 gene encoding uncharacterized protein LOC141883438 isoform X4, translating into MERDKRTVGRGECDADCSSKAGDQPPPEHNPSEPDQLTEGSREPDAANSSYRNWERQGARPKHTQMQGPVGLPVWPSSRLVSDSVAEDLLPHHSQDKVVRESPERFRDTSLVHGSDSPYFGTVLPPDYLVTNDHSLTGEEDSSRERNSHLDQNFCGSLLSQQQTNTPISPNSWFVNGSTCSDYDAGIHPRYSLYRAQRNDVEANDYSPVASEQGTAEPEQLMSELQEKKQLIRDKGERTRREQEDSKWQGAEPSQQEDVSTGSRRLCEHYERRCRVRFSCCTKFYPCHNCHNNSTNCQNGKAKARDATHLKCSLCQFEQEIDQSSDVCHSCGEKMAAYFCFICKHFKSSDKNPYHCDQCGICRHYKDKKFHCKVCNVCLDKRLNNNHKCRPDSGHDECCICFEDTFPGCLILPCSHKVHLNCAREMNRNNTRVCPMCRHSLDSWINEGLTRSRLRKSHR; encoded by the exons ATGGAACGCGATAAACGAACTGTAGGAAGGGGTGAGTGCGATGCTGACTGTTCTTCCAAAGCTGGAGATCAACCTCCGCCGGAACACAATCCAAGTGAACCTGATCAACTAACAGAGGGAAGCCGGGAGCCTGATGCAGCCAATTCCTCTTACAGAAACTGGGAACGCCAGGGTGCACGACCCAAACACACTCAAATGCAAGGTCCAGTGGGCCTGCCTGTATGGCCGAGCTCTAGACTTGTGTCCGACAGTGTGGCAGAAGATTTATTACCTCACCACTCTCAAGACAAAGTCGTCCGGGAAAGTCCTGAGCGCTTTCGGGACACTTCCTTAGTTCATGGCAGTGACAGTCCATATTTTGGAACAGTGTTGCCCCCAGACTACCTTGTGACCAACGATCACAGTCTCACTGGAGAAGAGGATTCTAGCAGGGAAAGGAACTCCCATCTCGACCAGAACTTCTGCGGTAGTCTTCTGTCTCAACAACAGACCAATACCCCAATTTCCCCTAATTCGTGGTTTGTCAATGGATCGACCTGTTCGGATTATGATGCTGGAATTCATCCACGATATTCACTGTATCGCGCTCAAAGAAACGATGTAGAGGCCAACGACTATTCACCTGTTGCCTCAGAACAGGGCACGGCCGAACCGGAACAGCTCATGAGCGAGCTTCAGGAAAAGAAACAGTTGATCAGGGATAAGGGAGAAAGAACAAGACGGGAGCAAGAAGACAGTAAATGGCAGGGGGCGGAGCCGTCGCAGCAGGAAGACGTTAGCACAGGCTCACGGCGGCTGTGTGAACATTACGAGCGACGGTGTAGAGTGCGGTTCTCTTGCTGCACGAAATTCTATCCATGCCATAACTGCCATAACAACTCAACCAACTGTCAAAATGGCAAAGCCAAGGCACGTGACGCAACACATCTCAAGTGTTCTCTCTGCCAATTTGAACAGGAg ATTGATCAAAGCAGTGACGTATGCCATAGCTGCGGAGAAAAGATGGCGGCCTATTTCTGCTTCATTTGTAAGCACTTCAAGAGCTCAGACAAGAATCCGTATCACTGTGATCAATGTGGAATCTGCAG gcactacaaggacaaaaaatTCCACTGTAAAGTTTGCAATGTGTGTTTGGATAAACGACTGAATAATAACCACAAATGCCGACCCGACTCAGGCCACGATGAATGCTGCATCTGCTTTGAG gATACATTCCCTGGCTGTCTGATATTGCCCTGTTCGCATAAGGTGCATCTGAATTGTGCCAGAGAAATGAATCGAAACAACAC GCGCGTTTGTCCAATGTGTCGTCATTCTCTAGATTCCTGGATCAATGAAGGACTCACGAGAAGCCGGCTACGTAAAAGTCACCGTTAA
- the LOC141883445 gene encoding dnaJ homolog subfamily C member 11-like yields the protein MAESEDSDKVVDYYAILNVRKEANENEIKAAYRRMCMLYHPDNPPTSLSLAGNKMAAKFQN from the exons atggcggaatCTGAAGACTCAGACAAAGTAGTCGATTATTACGCTATTTTGAACGTTAGAAAGGAG GCCAATGAAAATGAGATCAAAGCTGCCTATAGACGGATGTGTATGTTGTATCACCCCGACAATCCCCCAACGTCTCTTTCCCTAGCTGgcaacaaaatggcggccaagtttcaaaattaG